In one window of Athene noctua chromosome 17, bAthNoc1.hap1.1, whole genome shotgun sequence DNA:
- the LOC141967589 gene encoding LOW QUALITY PROTEIN: disintegrin and metalloproteinase domain-containing protein 20-like (The sequence of the model RefSeq protein was modified relative to this genomic sequence to represent the inferred CDS: substituted 1 base at 1 genomic stop codon): MAPVPRPXSTPALCHSRLTTWWLGGAAALPEPSQGALRGMATPRGRGMALTFLRSCASPEGTAPALPPPERLKGQRVKVSVRGLAGPSPGQLAAILKGSVMSWLQAHHGGWGTALLLRLGLWAVLVASLPPRAGSHGPLPGYAGHEIVRPRKLAPRAGKAAGEEVSYVLRVDGENRIIHLTQKRGFLVKNLPVITYSPRGTRVVEQRHVPQDCFYLGSVEGSPGSLATLSTCSGLRGRLDIGNRSYGIEPVPRSLTFQHLLYRREKTQNKPSMCGLKDEASQKQPGGMGAKTTLGKHDLSQRLKHSKYVEIFVVVDNYLFSFQGSNETSVMLLVIDTINLAETYYYPLKIRICLIGLEIWTQSNFIRYSQDIDEVLKNFNDWGNRDLSQRMEYDIAYLFTYMDFGLIVGLAYVGSICHPGYQSGVVSHIQGDFIIFSTIFAHELGHNLGMEHDKKECACGKAIRCLMSGDSLDSAKAFSNCSRQSYIDLISRGDGDCLSNIPEPRRLFHFKYCGNKVIDEGEQCDCGGSQGCRGNPCCHQNCRLKPGAVCSVGQCCHKCHFRAAGHKCRSEVDECDLPEYCNGTSVWCPEDLHVHDGTSCSNDGYCYHGKCATYDNLCQKVFGKEARGAPESCFKKQNMRGDRFGNCGGDGTKVAFVACKPQDALCGRLQCVNVKRKPVLGESETITQTPGPEDWCWGTAYHASADTPDIGGGLDGTTCGPKKICINKTCTDATVREKCDGKVLCGGKGVCNNLKHCHCEAGWAPPDCQFHGLGGSVDSGPPPSLTMSMMEFVQNKVFRTVIGITVPTTLILMALLIAVTKYRKAIAAFFSTSLATKRSETPTDEEHSMEEEDDV; encoded by the coding sequence ATGGCCCCCGTGCCACGGCCTTGATCCACCCCGGCCTTGTGTCACAGCCGGCTCACAACGTGGTGGCTGGGAGGGGCGGCAGCGCTTCCAGAACCTTCTCAAGGGGCCCTGAGGGGAATGGCCACCCCTCGGGGCAGGGGGATGGCACTCACCTTCCTCAGGTCCTGTGCCAGCCCTGAGGGGACGGCCCCAGCACTGCCACCGCCTGAGCGCCTCAAGGGACAGAGGGTCAAGGTGTCCGTGCGAGGGCTGGCAGGACCCTCCCCAGGGCAACTCGCCGCCATTTTGAAGGGGTCGGTGATGAGTTGGCTCCAGGCACATCATGGCGGCTGGGGGACAGCCCTGCTCCTCAGGCTGGGGCTCTGGGCAGTGTTGGTGGCATCTCTcccccccagggcaggcagccatGGCCCACTGCCGGGCTATGCTGGCCATGAGATAGTCCGGCCGAGGAAACTGGCCCCCAGGGCAGGAAAAGCCGCGGGGGAAGAGGTGTCCTACGTCCTCAGGGTGGATGGGGAGAACCGCATCATCCACCTCACGCAGAAGAGAGGATTTCTGGTGAAAAACCTACCGGTCATCACATACAGCCCCAGGGGAACAAGGGTGGTGGAGCAGCGCCATGTCCCCCAGGACTGCTTCTACCTGGGCTCTGTGGAGGGCAGCCCCGGCTCCCTCGCCACACTGAGCACCTGCTCGGGTCTGAGGGGGCGGCTGGACATCGGGAACCGGAGCTACGGCATCGAACCCGTGCCAAGGTCCCTCACCTTCCAGCACCTTCTCTATCGGCGGGAGAAGACCCAGAACAAGCCCTCGATGTGCGGGCTGAAGGATGAGGCGAGCCAAAAACAACCGGGTGGGATGGGAGCTAAAACAACTTTAGGAAAGCACGACTTGTCTCAGAGACTGAAGCACTCCAAGTACGTTGAGATATTTGTCGTGGTGGACAACTACCTGTTTTCCTTCCAAGGGAGCAATGAGACTTCTGTGATGCTTCTGGTTATAGATACAATTAATTTAGCTGAAACATACTATTATCCTCTGAAAATTCGCATCTGCCTGATTGGGCTGGAGATCTGGACGCAGAGCAACTTCATCAGGTACAGCCAGGATATAGACGAAGttcttaaaaattttaatgaCTGGGGAAATCGGGATCTTTCTCAGAGGATGGAATATGACATtgcatatttatttacttacatgGACTTTGGACTAATTGTTGGGCTGGCATATGTAGGTAGCATCTGCCACCCTGGTTACCAGTCAGGCGTTGTATCACATATACAGGGAGATTTCATCATCTTTTCAACAATTTTTGCTCACGAGCTGGGTCACAACCTGGGGATGGAGCACGACAAAAAGGAGTGTGCATGTGGAAAAGCCATCAGGTGCCTCATGTCGGGAGACTCGCTCGACAGCGCCAAGGCTTTCAGCaactgcagcaggcagagctacATAGACCTGATCAGCAGAGGGGATGGCGACTGCTTGAGCAACATCCCAGAGCCCCGCAGACTCTTCCATTTTAAATACTGTGGCAACAAGGTGATTGATGAGGGAGAGCAGTGTGACTGTGGGGGCTCACAGGGCTGCCGAGGCAATCCTTGCTGTCACCAGAACTGCAGGCTGAAGCCGGGGGCCGTCTGCTCCGTTGGGCAATGTTGTCACAAATGCCACTTTCGTGCTGCAGGACACAAGTGCAGGTCAGAGGTGGATGAGTGTGACTTGCCTGAATATTGCAACGGGACTTCTGTGTGGTGCCCGGAGGATCTGCATGTGCACGATGGCACGTCATGCAGCAACGATGGCTACTGCTACCACGGGAAATGCGCGACCTATGACAACCTGTGCCAAAAAGTCTTTGGGAAGGAAGCTCGGGGTGCTCCAGAAAGTTGCTTCAAAAAGCAGAACATGAGAGGGGATCGATTTGGCAACTGTGGTGGTGATGGGACCAAAGTTGCTTTTGTGGCATGTAAACCCCAAGACGCTCTGTGTGGAAGGCTGCAGTGTGTCAACGTGAAGAGGAAACCTGTTCTGGGGGAGTCTGAAACCATCACTCAGACGCCAGGGCCTGAGGATTGGTGCTGGGGCACAGCCTACCATGCCAGCGCTGATACACCTGATATCGGAGGAGGGCTTGATGGCACCACATGTGGGCCAAAAAAGATCTGTATTAACAAGACATGCACAGATGCCACGGTCAGGGAAAAGTGCGATGGGAAGGTTTTGTGTGGGGGGAAAGGGGTTTGCAACAACCTCAAACACTGCCACTGTGAAGCTGGCTGGGCTCCTCCGGACTGCCAGTTCCACGGCCTGGGAGGGAGCGTGGACAGTGGCCCTCCACCATCTCTCACAATGTCCATGATGGAGTTTGTCCAAAATAAAGTGTTCAGGACAGTAATTGGGATCACAGTTCCCACTACCCTCATTCTGATGGCTCTCCTCATTGCTGTAACCAAATACAGAAAGGCAATAGCTGCGTTTTTCAGTACAAGTTTAGCCACCAAGAGAAGTGAGACTCCCACAGATGAGGAGCACAGTATGGAAGAAGAAGATGATGTTTAA
- the TMEM116 gene encoding transmembrane protein 116 produces the protein MALPAEAARLDGGWQEVYSALQWIQFTMAMLSVIGSSSIIAYAVFQNAVRSPEVRPLFYLSLSDLFLGMCWLAGALLYSTPTSKQDLICYNLQATGQIFYVASFLYTVNYTWHLYMDLKMKYNQNLFRMPPQVVDYASCVGRIATISSSLIPFLLMVPVFCLGNSSNCYQNFSQKHGCLLMHTEIAVPTNEPQSLSGSVCRAMHFYGIGVFLISFLISFIAILVILSQARGLYKRFVNATGFLGDQQWAMIKTVEQRVIFYPVAFFCCWAPAVLLGILKLTVSTNSKIYMALLILQALTAASQGLLNCIIYGWTQHIFLSLKRNACRDVDTQTPLLRSQKKFYSSTLPASPPDAEGSTSTLL, from the exons ATGGCCCTCCCGGCGGAGGCGGCCCGGCTGGACGGGGGCTGGCAGGAG GTCTACTCTGCTCTCCAGTGGATACAGTTCACCATGGCCATGCTCAG TGTTATAGGTTCCAGCTCAATTATTGCCTACGCCGTCTTCCAAAACGCAGTGCGGTCCCCCGAG GTTCGTCCCCTTTTCTACCTGAGCCTCTCCGACCTATTCCTGGGCATGTGCTGGCTCGCTGGAGCGCTTCTCTATAGCACACCAACCTCCAAGCAGGATCTCATCTGCTATAACCTGCAAGCCACAGGACAA ATATTCTACGTGGCTTCTTTTCTATACACTGTCAACTACACCTGGCATCTGTACATGGACCTAAAGATGAAATACAATCAGAACCTTTTCAGGATGCCCCCCCAG GTTGTAGATTATGCCAGTTGCGTTGGCCGAATAGCAACAATCTCGTCTAG CCTGATCCCTTTCCTTCTCATGGTGCCTGTGTTTTGCCTGGGCAACAGCAGTAATTGCTACCAGAACTTCAGCCAGAAGCATGG ATGTCTCCTGATGCACACAGAAATAGCTGTGCCCACCAACGAGCCACAATCCCTGAGTGGCTCTGTTTGCCGTGCGATGCATTTCTATGGCATTGGGGTCTTCCTCATTTCCTTTCTGATCAGCTTCATAGCCATTCTG GTTATACTCAGTCAAGCCCGAGGTTTGTACAAAAGGTTTGTAAACGCCACAGGATTCCTGGGGGATCAGCAGTGGGCTATGATTAAGACAGTAGAGCAACGAGTGATTTTTTACCCCGTCGCATTCTTCTGCTGCTGGGCCCCAG CTGTCCTCCTTGGAATACTGAAGCTGACTGTTTCAACAAACAGCAAAATCTACATGGCTCTTCTAATTCTCCAG GCTCTGACAGCAGCTTCCCAGGGGCTTCTGAACTGCATCATCTACGGCTGGACCCAGCACATCTTCCTCTCCCTCAAACGCAACGCCTGCCGGGACGTGGACACTCAGACCCCTCTCTTGCGCTCCCAGAAGAAGTTTTACTCCAGCACGCTCCCCGCCAGCCCGCCGGACGCAGAGGGGTCCACATCCACCCTGCTCTGA